Proteins from a genomic interval of Collinsella sp. zg1085:
- a CDS encoding TatD family hydrolase → MTKLELPICFEKRVKKKLKQYEAPQLPVALADTHAHLTCFWEKDPAVCLARAELAGVRQLTTLFDPLGDTLSLEHFQEQLRSWIAAAHEMTETYLKENALLFDCAKEDTLPPGDTSTLANSSVANSSPLTLFDNIGYLVGVHPYGASRYTSKHTALLAQALCDPYCVGVGEIGLDYHIDHDDNIAPAPRELQISVMQAQLEVALAQHVPVELHLRNDALDSKRQAHRDAFDLLRSVGVPKAGCILHCFCEDTATMQEAVDLGCHIAFGGAATFSVNDELRAAFVACSLDRILFETDCPYMAPMPVRGIECEPACIGFTADTLSRYRAEKRDEDPQAILLAAYENARHLLSLH, encoded by the coding sequence GTGACTAAACTTGAGCTGCCAATTTGTTTTGAGAAGCGAGTTAAAAAGAAGCTAAAACAATATGAGGCACCGCAACTTCCAGTTGCTCTGGCCGATACGCATGCGCACCTTACCTGTTTTTGGGAGAAGGACCCGGCGGTATGTCTTGCTCGTGCGGAGCTTGCGGGCGTGCGCCAGCTTACCACACTGTTTGACCCTCTCGGAGATACTTTAAGCTTGGAGCATTTTCAAGAGCAGCTGCGTAGTTGGATAGCTGCGGCTCACGAGATGACAGAGACATATCTTAAAGAAAATGCACTGCTCTTTGATTGTGCAAAAGAAGATACCTTGCCGCCAGGCGACACCTCTACGCTTGCTAACAGCTCGGTTGCTAATAGTAGTCCGCTTACGCTTTTTGACAACATTGGCTACTTGGTGGGCGTACACCCCTACGGTGCCTCGCGCTATACCTCTAAACATACGGCATTGCTAGCTCAGGCTCTGTGCGACCCATACTGTGTTGGTGTAGGTGAAATTGGGCTTGATTATCACATAGACCATGACGACAACATCGCACCCGCCCCGCGTGAGTTGCAGATAAGCGTTATGCAAGCGCAGCTTGAGGTGGCACTCGCCCAACATGTTCCGGTAGAGCTTCACCTTAGAAACGATGCCTTAGACTCTAAGCGTCAAGCACATCGTGATGCTTTTGACCTGCTCAGAAGCGTAGGTGTCCCCAAGGCTGGTTGTATCTTACACTGTTTTTGCGAAGACACCGCCACCATGCAAGAAGCGGTTGATTTGGGCTGTCATATTGCTTTTGGTGGCGCTGCAACGTTTTCGGTCAATGATGAGCTGCGGGCAGCCTTTGTAGCATGTTCGCTTGACCGCATACTGTTTGAAACCGACTGCCCGTACATGGCTCCCATGCCGGTGCGCGGAATAGAGTGTGAGCCGGCATGTATTGGTTTTACCGCAGATACCCTGAGCCGCTATCGTGCTGAGAAACGTGATGAAGACCCCCAGGCTATTCTTTTAGCAGCTTATGAAAATGCCCGTCATCTTTTGAGCTTGCACTAG
- a CDS encoding D-alanyl-D-alanine carboxypeptidase family protein yields the protein MRRFATYMLVIASFLTSCMLLPNLSFAERLQSDVIVGRSVVEGGFTEADTPSLTCPEAIVVGKDGTVYFERAADTEVKIASITKVMTAIVALEHAALDDTVVVDEPAAKVGQSSAELRIGDKLSLQTALKALLMASGNDAAMAIATSVGKKIDPTSNNPYASFIDAMNAKAQELGMVHTLFENPHGLDFDGWEGNMHSSARDVATMFAYAMQRDDFRALEEDSNTVITVEGADGAMRDISLIDRNKIRGQEGNIGGKTGGTYIALDCFVGAFTQELGGEIYTVVLGSPTEDERWDDTRALAAWYYQHMVLYPLLTSRATAADGTPLVARVAHAGWSDKTVGATIENPTQAVPIFSLADPVEEELQVQEVTGAVHTGDSLGTLKLRQGQRELAEVEVVAAENQDGPNLFEWLLVQFDRALRFITGKQTTAMKEQLFEVPSPLELDQV from the coding sequence ATGCGTCGTTTTGCTACTTATATGCTCGTTATCGCATCGTTTCTTACCAGCTGCATGCTGCTTCCGAACCTCAGTTTTGCAGAGCGCCTGCAAAGTGACGTAATTGTTGGGCGCAGCGTTGTAGAAGGTGGCTTTACCGAGGCAGACACGCCAAGTTTGACCTGCCCTGAGGCGATTGTGGTGGGAAAAGATGGCACCGTTTATTTTGAGCGTGCGGCTGACACCGAGGTCAAGATTGCTTCAATTACCAAGGTTATGACAGCGATTGTGGCACTTGAACACGCCGCGCTTGATGATACGGTGGTGGTAGACGAGCCTGCAGCAAAGGTTGGTCAGTCCTCGGCTGAGCTTAGAATAGGTGATAAGCTCAGTTTGCAGACGGCACTCAAAGCCTTACTCATGGCATCAGGAAACGATGCCGCTATGGCAATTGCAACAAGCGTGGGAAAAAAGATAGACCCCACAAGTAATAATCCCTATGCAAGTTTTATTGATGCCATGAATGCCAAGGCGCAAGAGCTGGGGATGGTGCATACGCTTTTTGAAAACCCCCATGGCCTTGACTTTGATGGTTGGGAGGGCAATATGCACTCCTCTGCCCGCGATGTAGCTACTATGTTTGCCTATGCAATGCAGCGTGATGATTTTCGCGCGCTTGAAGAAGACTCAAATACCGTCATCACGGTTGAAGGTGCAGATGGAGCTATGCGCGATATTAGCCTCATCGACCGTAATAAAATACGAGGTCAAGAGGGAAATATCGGTGGTAAAACGGGCGGTACCTACATTGCTCTTGACTGTTTTGTGGGTGCATTTACACAAGAGCTTGGCGGCGAAATCTATACGGTTGTTCTGGGTAGTCCTACCGAGGATGAGCGTTGGGATGACACGCGTGCTCTTGCTGCGTGGTATTACCAGCACATGGTGCTCTATCCCCTGTTAACCTCACGCGCTACAGCAGCCGATGGCACACCGCTGGTTGCGCGTGTGGCGCATGCTGGTTGGTCTGACAAGACGGTGGGCGCCACCATTGAAAACCCAACACAGGCAGTACCTATTTTTAGCTTAGCGGATCCGGTTGAAGAAGAGCTCCAAGTGCAAGAGGTAACAGGAGCAGTTCATACGGGTGATAGCTTGGGCACACTAAAGCTTCGCCAGGGTCAACGTGAGCTTGCTGAGGTGGAGGTTGTGGCGGCAGAGAACCAAGACGGTCCTAACCTGTTTGAGTGGCTGCTTGTTCAGTTTGATCGCGCGCTTCGTTTTATAACAGGAAAACAAACAACGGCAATGAAAGAGCAACTTTTTGAAGTACCCTCTCCGCTTGAGCTTGACCAAGTTTAA